DNA sequence from the Falco peregrinus isolate bFalPer1 chromosome 1, bFalPer1.pri, whole genome shotgun sequence genome:
AGGcaagcagctgggctgggaatCACAGTGGGTTCCCAGGGTGAGGGCTGAGGTGTCACACAGCAGTGTCTGCACTCAGGCATTGagtgtgtgctggggaaggccCTGTGCTTTGGGGAGTAGCGACTGAAATGGGCAATAGGGCCCCTGAGTTCTCCCATGGTCCTGACCCCAGTTCACAGTCGTGCCTGCCTGGAGTGTTTCAGCAGTGGGGAGGGCACCAGGGGCTGGGATTTACCACTGGTGGTTTGGCTCCCTCCCTGTGAGGTTGGGAATGGCTGCTCTCTTCCAGACTGTGCTGTATCTCCTGCCCGGCAGAGCTCAGAGCTTTTGGCTAATGATGCTGAAATCTTTGTGGCAGGGGTGGGCTGGACACGCGCGGTGCATGTTTCCTACTGGCGTGGAGAGCTCCAGACAAAGCCCGGAGGTGGCAGCCAGCCCCCAGTCGCTCTCATTTAACTGAGACGCTGACGCTGCCTCAGCGCAGAGGGGTTCCTTCGCCTGCGGGAGCTGGCCTATGCACTAGCAGATTACCAGCAGGCGCTGGAGCTGAGCCCGTGGGACTGTGCTGAGCAGAGATGGGTTGCAGCAGCACTGCGTGAGTAGGGACAGCAGGATTTGGTGGCAAGGTGcaggctgccccagggctggtggtGACCCAGGCTGCCCAGCGTGCTTGCTCCTGGCCCCTCGCAGGCAGTACCAGCAGGAAGAAGCTCAGTTCTCCGTGGCTGCCCCCACAAACCACTGTACTACCTGTGCCGGGCCGGGgcctgcctgtgcctggggagGATGCCCACCCTAAGCCTGTGGCTCGACCCCAGGGACAGCGAGGTACTGCGCTGCTCCCCGATGCCCTCCTCAGGCCATGGGTGATGTTCTCAGCTTGTCGCCTCTACTGCACTCTCTGCGCCTACCCCTCATGCAGTTTGAGGCAAGCCTggagttttatttcttcatcagGGGCCAGCAGCTGATCAAGGATGAGGGACTGGGGTCAGGGGTCCTGCCAGAGTGTGGGTCCAAGCCAAGCAGTGAGGGTTATAGCCTGGCTCTTTAAACAGCCTTGTGCCAGAGCCACTGGGCAGGTCTCTTTCCtccttattttcatttccctgttGCTTTGACCCTAATTGAGGGCTGGAGCCCTCTcctgtgtgtggctgtggtAAGGGGAACATCTTCACACAGCCATCGCCCAGCATGGGCACCGCTCAGGGCAGCTGCATGGCTTGATTAATCTGGGTTTGGTTTGAGGTGAAACCCAGGCTCCCCGCTGGCACAGGTCCTGGTGGGGCTGACGGGGCCTTTGCTGGCAGCACAAGGTGGGTATTTGGCTGTGGTGGTGGAAACTCTGTGCCTCAGTGCTCAGAGCTCACTGTGGGGAACAGTTTTTCCATGGAGGAGATCCAGGTCTCACCTTGTCACCACTGCACATCCTTTCCCATGTATGCTGCCGCTTTGCAAGAAAGACTGTCAGTGCTGCCCCAAGGAGTGATACAGGACACCTTGCCCTTCACCTTGGAGAAAATGCTTCAGAGCCCACCCAGAACTCGCCATTTCAGCTGATGTTGCCTGCTGTGATAGCAGCAATAGGTATGTGCTGGGGGTAGTTTGTCTTGGGTGTTAGCCCACTAGTGCTGCGTGCCCCAAAGAGTGGGGGTTACTCAGATACTCAGTGAGAGGGTTTTATTTGCTCTGGAGCACAGTGGCATGTTTTGGAGCTCACTGCTGAAGTGCTCATGCTGGCAAAACTGGGTTTTAGCCCTTTCTGTTCCTAAAAGGTGACAGTGGGTTGCTGAATGTCTGTGCTTGGCCTTGGAACCCTGTTCCAAGCAGGTATGTCACTCAGCCCTCCTAGATAAAGGATCGCTTTGGGGGGTTAGTGCAGGCCTGTAGCATTGCCTTTGCACTGGCACTTGTCCCCAGGCTGCCGATGGCACTAGAGGACCATTGGAAGGAACAGGTGTCTGAGGGCGCAGCGCTGCACATGAGGGACAGCGACTCGGGTGAGCAATCCTGGGGTGCCGTGGCAGGGTCTGCAGGCTTGCATCTCGCACCCAGCCAGCATGCAGAGCGGCAGCAatagctgctgcagaagcagcttgtCTGCCATGGCACCCACCTGGCACCTTGCCTCTGCTCTCAGCTCCATGTGCGTGGGGCCACCAAGCAGGTTCACAGAGCGACTGTCCCTGGGAAGGAGGTGATGCATCTCTCACCTGCTGTGCTTGCACTCACCCTGACACGTGGCCTTGGGACCCAGGGATGTGCTCTGCAGTGGGGGTAAAGTGCTGCTAGGGCAGAGAGACCCAGTGGCCTTCCTGGACCCACGCTGGCTCCTCTGCAGAGGATGCTGGGTCCAGCTACTGCTGTTTTGCCTCCTTCCTGGGTAAAGGCCGCTGTCTTGTTTCCAGTTACCTCATTGGAGAACATCGGCTCCATGATGCTAAATCCCCAAAGTCCCATTGCATCAGGCAGCTGCATGCAACTGCAAATCTTCCAAGTCCTTCCATACTAACTGCAGTCAGGAATCAAAGTAAAGATGGTTCCCCAaccatttatttaataaaagatttatttcacaATTAGAAATGCATAACATTTTTGGAAGAGGCAGAATTTTTGGGTCTAACCGTGGGCCAGCTCCTGGGCAGCATCTGAGTGGTATCTAAAACTGCTGTCCACAAAGCTTTGGCCCCAGTGCTGGAACGGTCCCAAGTGCTGGAAGCTCACTTCAGCACAGGGCCTGAGCAGAGCACTGGGAGCTCTGGGAAGAATCCCTGCACCCATCCCTCAGGCAGTTTGTTCTTAAGAGTTCAGGTTCCTCTGACCTGTTCTCTCATAACTGACTGCACAGAGGAGATTAAAACCTGGTCAAAGGCCAGTGTTGCTGTGCACCCTATGCCTGGTGGTGTAGAGCACTAATCTTCTCTAAAATGTCCCCAGGTCCCCTGTCATAAATGACACTCCCCAGAAGCTCAACAGACACTGGTCCAGCCAAAGCCTGCAAGGTCTGGCCAGCAGAAGGATGCAGAAGAGGCTCAACAGCTCATAGCACCAAGTTCTCAGCCTGCTGTAGAAATCGTCACTGAGTAAAAgcaattttcaaaactgttagTGGCACCATGGGCTCCCCTGGAGGTAGGACTGAAATGATTTGTAGCTGGTAAACAAAGTGAGAagtcttttgttgttgtttccctGGTTTGCTCCAGGGAAATCTTTTGGACCTTAGGGGAAAGATGGACCGGGGTGGTAAGGGTTTTTGGCAGATCAGCCATTGCCATCTCCCACCCCCCTACACTTGTTGATGGTGAAGCTGGTCCCTACCAGCACCTATTTGCAGTGAAAGGAAGCTGGAAAGAAATTGGCCCTAAAACTTCCTTGAAAATAACTTTGCTGCAATGTTGAAGGTGTTCACAAGCCAGCACCAAGGAGCTGGGGCACAGTCACGCttaaaaagacttaaaaaaaacctgttaaaatgctgtaggaaagaaatattcttcTGTGGGCTCAGAATCTTAATGTGTTGGATATCACATAGTTGGACAGCTGCCTGGAGAGGGGAGAGCTGTCGTCATGGTTCGGGTGGTGCGCTGGGCTGGCCATATCCACCCTCACCTGGCCAAGGGTCAATCAGTAAAGTGCTTCAAATCACATCACTTGCACTTGGTCCCACAGCCACCTCCTCAGGGCTGGAGAGACGAGTTCAGCAGGAGagcactggtgctgctgagAGGGAACACAAAGCTCCCAGTGCTcatcctgccagccctgggctctgctgctttACAGCTCCATGTACATCCCCTATGGATCTGAGCAAGGGCCTCGCCAGCGACTAGAAGAAAAAACTGATCCGAGAGGTGACTGTTTTGCAGCCTGTTGATGAGaatattttctcctcttctgggAAGTAGGGGATGCTGTCAGCCACCGCCTGGACAATGCCTGGACGTACTTCAAGGCCTTGCTGGACAAGTTCACCGATGACACACTGCTTTACATGGTGGTGCTTCAGTGGAAGGAAGGGCACAACAAAATCAATGAGACTGTCATTAATGATCCCAGATTTCCAGAATCCAcctgcaaaagcaaaggaagagacaggTTTTACCTTCAGAGAATCTCTGCAGTCCCTGGAATTCAAAGAGCTTCTTTGTGCAAAGCCAAAATACTTCGCTGAAGACAGATTTGTTCCAGTTTTGTATAAGGAGATAGCTGAACCCATCAGTTGTCACTCCCCCTTCGCTCCCGGTAGATTTGTTCTCTAGGAATGGGGGGATTTAGCTTGACTAATCAGAATTTAAGCTCTGCTCCCTGTGACAAGGGCAAAGCAAGGAGAACCAGACAGGCAGCGGGGATCAGCATGTCTCTGTGCCTTTCCAGTTAGCATGCTGTGCTGTTTGCCATCCCCCAGCTGTGAATACACCTTATCTCCAAAGAACTTTCCTAAATGTGGCAACAGGTCTTCTGGCTGGGAAGGCTGGACTATTTCTTCGCCTTGCCAGGAAACCTTGAGGGGATCATAGTTCCCTTCCCTCAAAACCCCCTGTCCCATTCTGGATGCCTGGGAGGTGGCAGGCAGCGTCGGTGGCTGCCTGGAACGGGCCTGGCTCCCTCTGCCGGGCTGTGACCCTGCAGGACGGGCTCCGCTCCATGGACTCACTCTGAGGgttttcaaacacagctttGGAGATGGCCGGTACCAGGTCCTGCAGGCTGATCTCTTCCCGGTCCTTGTGGGCGTGCCAGAGATCCAGCGTCATTTTGTTGATCAGCTCCCCTCCTGCGTTGCTGCAGAAGAATGAGATGTTTATTTGGCACCTATCTGGGAAAATGGTGTTGCAGGACAGACGTGGCACCTATCACCCTCCAGCCCACACGAGTGCAAGCCAGGACCTCTAGCTGCCTGGCCTAAAATGATGCCTGTAAAGGCAGCCAAATAACCCCAAATAAGGGGTGGGAGAACTTTTTCAGATTTAACAGGTCTGTCTATTCACAATGAAATAGCATCTCTTGGTGTTTGTAGAGGctgagcaaaggaaaagcagaacaagtgCGTGCTCTTGTATGACCTCCACTCAAATGAGAAGCAGTGTGCTGGAAGGCCCCATGATGCCACAGAGGGGCCTCTCTCTTACTTTATGAAGATGAAGATTGCTTTGCGGTAGTTGGTCCCGTACACAACCCATGAAGGTCCTAGGAATGGTATGATCACATCGATCAGGCCCGGGTGCATCTTGTCCATCTCTTCAAAGAGAAAGGCTGACCGTCCACAGTTTGTCAAGTTCCCTTGGATCCAGTGCTTCAGGTTTTCCTAGGAAAAATACCCACCAAGCCGTAAAGCAGCGAGATACCAAGAGGGGCGAGGGAGGTTTGAGCTGCCacagagcaaaggcagaggCCTCAGCTCAGCCTTGAAGGTGCTGAAAGCAGCTTGTCCCCACACAGCACTGCCCGCTCAGAGCAGGAACAGCCAGCACTGGGGGGCCTCCTTTCTTCTGGGTCTTGCACAGTGGCTGTTGCTGGCTTTATTAGCCCACTGTAGATCTTTTATTGCAGATTTAAAGAAGGAGGCGGTGAACTGAAACAGGATTCACACTCCTGGAGTTCCCCATGTTCTTCTCTTTCACTGTGTATCTACACGGATCCCAGCTACTGAGTGCTTTTTGCCAGCCCCCGTCCTGGGTGCGAGATCACATGCTTGTGCCGAGCCAGGAGAGCTCTGGTTCTTTACTATGGCTGAAGTTACTTCACCGCGGATGCCAACCCACACAAACCCACTCATGTTGTCTGGGGGCAAATATTAACTCTTATACCTTCCCAGAAGTATTTCTTCTAATGACACAACAAATACCCTCCCCAAACACGCAGAAAGCAAATGTCCAGTGCACTGATTCCCGGCTCTGCTGAGGGTTTGGCAGCTAacctttgcatttcatttcttccctttctcagcTTTAAGAAGACAGAGTGGCATGGTTAAGAGTCTAGAGCTGCTGTTCGGGAGCCCCTTGCTCTGTGAGGAGGGGATTACAGTCTAGTAACATACAGATTTTTCACAGCCATCAAGCTGTTTGGAAAGCGATGGGAAATTTTAGTGCCTTTCATCTAAGCAAAGCACTTTTGTTTGCGTGTTCAAAGGGCTGTGTAAATATTTAAGGAATGAGAGCAAGGACTGCTGTGGGGAAGACGAAAGTGATAACTGAGTGCAGGAGTATATCACAGTTACTAGTGGATCCTTCAGCCAGCACGTGGAGCCACTCGTTCAGCCGTGTCTGTCTGAGGGTAAAACAAAGAGCTTTTATTCCTACCGCACTTCAGGGAGCAGCCTGAATGCATGTGTACTGAGATGTTGAGATGTGTACGTCCCATCGAGATGGAAGGGACCAAACCCCCACCCCAGTGAAGCAGTGCAGGTGAGGCGCCCCTTACCTTGTACTGCTCCAGCCGCTCGGCGTGGGGGAAGTGCACTATTGGCGAGAACTGGTGCACGTAGGGACTCTGCAGCCCTCCCTGGAAGAGGTAGCGGACGAGCATGGAGCTCACGTAGGTCTTGCCTGTTCCCGTCGAGCCGTGGAAGGACATCACCAGCGGTTTCGCTGGATGCGGGTTCTGCAGGAACTCCCGCACCGCCGGCACCACCTGCTGCCTCACCAGCGGCTGCCCCACCACGTTCGTGGCCAGGTCAcactccagccctgcagcaaagCCAAGCCGGCGCTTGGAGAaggcgggcagggggctgcggccccgctgcccgccccccgcACCTAccgcccaccccccccttcccagggccgcccccgggcccgtcgcccccggccccccggcccgccgccccccccggcccgccgccgccgctgaCCGCGCAAGTCGGGC
Encoded proteins:
- the TOR2A gene encoding prosalusin; amino-acid sequence: MAPGAALAPAPALALLLAAAARLAAASGLWALRCGFSADCECGFGPDLRGLECDLATNVVGQPLVRQQVVPAVREFLQNPHPAKPLVMSFHGSTGTGKTYVSSMLVRYLFQGGLQSPYVHQFSPIVHFPHAERLEQYKENLKHWIQGNLTNCGRSAFLFEEMDKMHPGLIDVIIPFLGPSWVVYGTNYRKAIFIFINNAGGELINKMTLDLWHAHKDREEISLQDLVPAISKAVFENPQSGFWKSGIINDSLIDFVVPFLPLKHHHVKQCVIGELVQQGLEVRPGIVQAVADSIPYFPEEEKIFSSTGCKTVTSRISFFF